A window of the Salvelinus alpinus chromosome 3, SLU_Salpinus.1, whole genome shotgun sequence genome harbors these coding sequences:
- the LOC139569834 gene encoding uncharacterized protein, with protein sequence MGQPTPSPTHASPHQTQHGPAHTKLNTVQPTPSPTRASPHQPNMGQPTSAQHGPTHTIPTWASPHQPNMGKQAPAQSSLDHTKHTSAQHGPAHTKPNTGQPTPSPTQSRPQQAHIRPTRASPHQAQHGLAHRLWSQPTPAQHGPAHTKPNTGQPTPSPTWASPHQAQHRPAHTSPTWASPHHPNTGKPTPAQHRPAHTSPTRESLHQPNKV encoded by the exons atgggccagcccacaccaagcccaacacatgCCAGCCCACACCAAACCCAACACGGGCCTGCCCACACCAAGCTCAACACGgtccagcccacaccaagcccaacacgggccagcccacaccagcccaacatgggTCAGCCCACATCAGCCCAACACGGACCaacccacaccattccaacatgGGCCAGCCCGCACCAGCCCAACATGGGCAAGCAGGCACCTGCCCAAAGCAGTCTAGACCACACCAAGCATACATCAGCCCAAcacgggccagcccacaccaagcccaacacgggccagcccacaccaagcccaacacagtcTAGACCACAACAAGCACACATCAGGCCAAcacgggccagcccacaccaagcccaacatggGCTAGCCCAccgcttg TGGagccagcccacaccagcccagcatgggccagcccacaccaagcccaacacgggccagcccacaccaagcccgacatgggctagcccacaccaagcccaacacaggccagcccacaccagcccaacatgggCCAGCCCACATCATCCCAACACAGgtaagcccacaccagcccaacacaggccagcccacaccagcccaacacgggAAAGCCTGCACCAGCCCAACAAagtctag
- the LOC139569835 gene encoding uncharacterized protein DKFZp434B061-like, which yields MGQPTPSPTHASPHQTQHGPAHTKLNTVQPTPSPTRASPHQPNMGQPTSAQHGPTHTIPTWASPHQPNMGKQAPAQSSLDHTKHTSAQHGPAHTKPNTGQPTPSPTQSRPQQAHIRPTRASPHQAQHGLAHRLVGASPHQPSMGQPTPSPTRASPHQARHGLAHTKPNTGQPTPAQHGPAHISPTHASPHQTQHGPAHTKLNTVQPTPSPTRASPHQPNMGQPTSAQHGPTHTIPTWASPHQPNMGKQAPAQSSLDHTKHTSAQHGPAHTKPNTGQPTPSPTQSRPQQAHIRPTRASPHQAQHGLAHRLVGASPHQPSMGQPTPSPTRASPHQARHGLAHTKPNTGQPTSAQHGAAHTKPNTASPHQAQHGPAHISPTQVSPHQPNTGQPTPAQHGKACTSPTQSSPHQAQHGPAHTKPNTCQPTPNPTRACPHQAQHGPAHTKPNTGQPTPAQHGSAHISPTRTNPHHSNMGQPAPAQHGQAGTCPKQSRPHQAYISPTRASPHQAQHGPAHTKPNTV from the exons atgggccagcccacaccaagcccaacacatgCCAGCCCACACCAAACCCAACACGGGCCTGCCCACACCAAGCTCAACACGgtccagcccacaccaagcccaacacgggccagcccacaccagcccaacatgggTCAGCCCACATCAGCCCAACACGGACCaacccacaccattccaacatgGGCCAGCCCGCACCAGCCCAACATGGGCAAGCAGGCACCTGCCCAAAGCAGTCTAGACCACACCAAGCATACATCAGCCCAAcacgggccagcccacaccaagcccaacacgggccagcccacaccaagcccaacacagtcTAGACCACAACAAGCACACATCAGGCCAAcacgggccagcccacaccaagcccaacatggGCTAGCCCAccgcttggt TGGagccagcccacaccagcccagcatgggccagcccacaccaagcccaacacgggccagcccacaccaagcccgacatgggctagcccacaccaagcccaacacaggccagcccacaccagcccaacatgggCCAGCCCACATCAGCCCAACACATGCCAGCCCACACCAAACCCAACACGGGCCTGCCCACACCAAGCTCAACACGgtccagcccacaccaagcccaacacgggccagcccacaccagcccaacatgggTCAGCCCACATCAGCCCAACACGGACCaacccacaccattccaacatgGGCCAGCCCGCACCAGCCCAACATGGGCAAGCAGGCACCTGCCCAAAGCAGTCTAGACCACACCAAGCATACATCAGCCCAAcacgggccagcccacaccaagcccaacacgggccagcccacaccaagcccaacacagtcTAGACCACAACAAGCACACATCAGGCCAAcacgggccagcccacaccaagcccaacatggGCTAGCCCAccgcttggt TGGagccagcccacaccagcccagcatgggccagcccacaccaagcccaacacgggccagcccacaccaagcccgacatgggctagcccacaccaagcccaacacaggccagcccacatCAGCCCAACACGGAGctgcccacaccaagcccaacacggccagcccacaccaagcccaacatgggccagcccacatcagcccaacacaggtaagcccacaccagcccaacacaggccagcccacaccagcccaacacgggAAAGCctgcaccagcccaacacagtctagcccacaccaagcccaacatgggccagcccacaccaagcccaacacatgCCAGCCCACACCAAACCCAACACGGGCCTGCCCACACCAAGCTCAACACGgtccagcccacaccaagcccaacacgggccagcccacaccagcccaacatgggTCAGCCCACATCAGCCCAACACGGACCAACCCACACCATTCTAACATGGGCCAGCCCGCACCAGCCCAACATGGGCAAGCAGGCACCTGCCCAAAGCAGTCTAGACCACACCAAGCATACATCAGCCCAAcacgggccagcccacaccaagcccaacacgggccagcccacaccaagcccaacacagtcTAG